Proteins from one Acropora muricata isolate sample 2 chromosome 9, ASM3666990v1, whole genome shotgun sequence genomic window:
- the LOC136928384 gene encoding uncharacterized protein, producing the protein MPPRKGQKNRFPVNRFLAIKRNQDVQLSCALVKDKEYVAKAKKIKRLESKAKLIADKESQGFQEKASFSNNLKTRRQLLPTVLSDQGQIAIPGRSGRRRQNETLEAAKVLHGASSDNMSPAYEGLAAVLNSKASVAELFNIIKKCKKIRDKAIPMLVKGEIKNFEKSLGNFVRSVNILYKDGIVSKQKYNAIRSSPSMCFDESGVCHKHINFMTNISVPRLFTYKSLLRRINEIDMGMLHDVRETLCIGLDEERKVSGKYRDLQQLLILMAKFYLTVNKQRKDKLDWFGEREGTLKVAIGGDGAPFGNDDQALAWLVSFLNCGKRVCSSGENFLLFGANCSED; encoded by the exons ATGCCTCCACGGAAAGGACAAAAAAATCGCTTTCCTGTGAATAGGTTCTTGGCCATCAAACGGAACCAAGATGTCCAGCTTTCTTGTGCCCTTGTCAAAGACAAAGAATACGTAgcgaaagcaaaaaaaataaagcggCTCGAGTCAAAG GCAAAATTGATTGCTGACAAAGAAAGTCAAGGTTTTCAGGAGAAG gCCTCTTTTAGTAATAATTTAAAAACAAGAAGGCAGCTGTTGCCCACAGTTTTAAGTGACCAAGGACAGATTGCTATACCAGGGCGTAGTGGCAGGAGAAGGCAAAATGAGACACTTGAGGCAGCTAAAGTGCTTCATGGAGCAAGTTCAGACAACATGTCACCAGCATATGAGGGCCTTGCAGCAGTTTTAAATAGCAAAGCTTCAGTGGCAGAATTATTTAACATAattaagaaatgtaaaaaaattagAGACAAAGCAATCCCAATGCTTGTCAAGGGAGAgataaaaaattttgaaaagagTCTAGGGAATTTTGTCAGAAGTGTTAACATTCTCTATAAGGATGGTATTGtaagtaaacaaaaatataatGCAATAAGATCATCACCGTCAATGTGCTTTGATGAAAGCGGTGTTTGCCATAAGCATATCAATTTTATGACAAACATTTCAGTACCAAGACTGTTTACTTACAAGAGCTTACTACGAAGAATAAATGAAATTGACATGGGTATGTTACACGATGTAAGGGAGACTCTTTGCATTGGGCTTGATGAAGAAAGAAAGGTTAGTGGAAAGTACAGAGATCTTCAACAGCTACTCATCCTGATGGCAAAGTTTTATCTTACTGTCAATaagcaaagaaaagataagCTAGACTGGTTCGGGGAACGGGAGGGAACCCTTAAAGTAGCTATTGGTGGGGATGGAGCACCCTTTGGAAACGATGATCAGGCATTAGCTTGgcttgtcagttttttaaactGCGGAAAACGTGTATGTAGCTCTGGTGAAAATTTTCTGTTATTTGGGGCAAACTGCTCTGAGGACTGA